In Acidimicrobiia bacterium, the DNA window TGAATGGCGGTCGAGGGCTAGCTGCTGCGCCGCACCTTCTTCTCCACCGTCTTCTCCACCGTCTTCTCCACCGTCTTCTTCACCCGCTTCTTCACCCGCGTACTCACTTCGACGACCTTCTGCTTGGTGCGGTCGACGCGAGCCCTTTGGCCGGGTGGCGCGGGGTGAAGGCCGAGCTTTCGCGAACGCAGGTTGAACTCGTGCACCGCGGCCGTACGGGCGGTGGTCTCGGTGACCACCACGCACGTCATCGCGATCGACACGTCGTGGCCGCCTTGCACCCAGTGAAAGGTGAAAGCAGGGATGACCAGCGCCTCTCCCGCGTGGAGCACGTGCTCCTCGCAGCGGTCGGGCATCAGGTCGGCGTTGACGCGGGCGGGTTGCATGCCCCGTTCGATCTGCAGTTGGTGCACCCGCGGGTCGGAGAACGTGCCGGTGCCGACGGTTTTGGATCCGCGTACCTGGACGAGGAGGTGATGATTGCGGTCGAAGTGGACGGGCACGGTGGCGCCCGGTGCACCGATGAACGCGATGAGGTCGTGCTTGACGAGCCGTTCGCCGCGCGCCCGGAGCGCGAGCTCGAAACGCCCACCGACGCGGCGCAGCAGCGACTCGTACTCCGGCAGCACGCCGAGCGCTTGGAGCATGACCCAACACCCGTTCGTCGCGACGTTGCGAATGGCGTCACCGGGTGTCTGGTTGAGCCTGATGCTCTCCCCGCCGGGCAGGATCACGGGCAGGTCGCCCACGTGGTGTTCGACCTGCTTCTCGGGCAGCCGGTCGCCGGCATCCGCGAGCGCCTCGAGCGAAACCAGCGACTCGTCGAGCAACGAGTACTCGAAGACGTTCGCGGTGTCGACGTCGATCGATGTCATTCGGCGACGACCAGCTCCGCTTCCTCGAGCTCGGTGAGGAAGGCGAGCACGTCGGATTCGAGCACGTCGAGCGCGACGTCGGTGCGCGTCTTGTGGAGCCGAGCCGCGATCTCGCTCGGTTCAGTCGCGTCGGCAAGCGCGTCCCACACCGCGGTGCCCGTGGGGTTGAGTGTGATGAGCTCGGTGCCGTCGGGCGCGACGAGCATCGCCCGGCCGTCGAGGATCTCGCTCAGCACGCCGTCAGCGCGTCGGTATCCCACGAGCGAATCCTAGATTCTCTTTCAGGTAGGGAGGCCGAGAAGGCGGAGCCCGTTGTCGCGCATGATCATGTGGAGCGTGTCGTCGGGACGGTCGACGCGGGCCACGAGCTCGGCGGTCCGGTCCTGGTAGTCACCGACGTCGGACATGCCCTCTGCATGAGGGAAGTCGGATCCGAACAGCACCTGGCCCGGGCCGAGGACGTCGGTGAGCTCGCCGATGTCCTCGCCGAAGTGGTGCGGGCTCACGAACACGTGCCGCTTGAAGATCTCACTCGGGCGGCCTTCGACGTAGCCACCCGGCCAAGGACCATTGCGGCCCATGCCCTTCATGTTGTCCATGGCGCGCAGCAGGTACGGCACCCAGATCGACCCGTTCTCGACGCTCGCGACCTTCACGTTCGGGAACCGTCCGAACAGGTTGTTGTAGAGGAGATTGCAGAGCGTGTCCATGATGGGCCGGTCCCGGTAGAACATCGTCCACTGGAACGCTGAGCGACCGGGCGCGGGACCGTCGAGCCCGTCGGGATCCGGGTATTCCCCCCAGTCGGGCGAGTACCGCTCCTGGTAGCCGGAGTTGCCGAGATGGAACGTGACGAGGATCCCGGCTTCGTTCACGCGCGCCCAGAACGGGTCGTAGCGCGCGTCGGCCGGTGAACGCCCCCAGGTGGCCGGCCCGGGCATGAGCTGCACGAGCCGCGCGTCGCGCGCCAGGGCGAACTCCAACTGCTGCACCGCGAAGTCGGCGTCGGCGAGCGAGATGATGGCCGGGGCGAAAATTCGGTGCTGGTAGTCGAACGACCAGGTGTCGTGCAGCCACCGGTTGAACGCGTCGATGTGTGCCGCGAGCAGCTCGGGATCGTGGCGGAGCCGGTTCTCGATGGTGACGCCCGTGCTCGGGAAGATCATGGTGGCTTCGATGCCCTGACGGTCCATGAGCGCGATGCGCGCGGCGGGCTCGGCCGCGTAGCTGTCGTCGACGTCGTCGTCGTCGGGTGGGAACTCG includes these proteins:
- a CDS encoding PqqD family protein; the protein is MGYRRADGVLSEILDGRAMLVAPDGTELITLNPTGTAVWDALADATEPSEIAARLHKTRTDVALDVLESDVLAFLTELEEAELVVAE
- a CDS encoding amidohydrolase family protein → MPAVARPVDHRVDYRVFDADNHYYEPVDLFERYIASEFRDRTFRVHHDADGYRVVTFDGKPFGFVGGSGQRERIRPGALRKRLRGEFPPDDDDVDDSYAAEPAARIALMDRQGIEATMIFPSTGVTIENRLRHDPELLAAHIDAFNRWLHDTWSFDYQHRIFAPAIISLADADFAVQQLEFALARDARLVQLMPGPATWGRSPADARYDPFWARVNEAGILVTFHLGNSGYQERYSPDWGEYPDPDGLDGPAPGRSAFQWTMFYRDRPIMDTLCNLLYNNLFGRFPNVKVASVENGSIWVPYLLRAMDNMKGMGRNGPWPGGYVEGRPSEIFKRHVFVSPHHFGEDIGELTDVLGPGQVLFGSDFPHAEGMSDVGDYQDRTAELVARVDRPDDTLHMIMRDNGLRLLGLPT